The Enterobacter kobei genome has a segment encoding these proteins:
- a CDS encoding DUF2543 family protein: MNNDIPLKYYDIVEEYATEAAKPVSESEQDPLAHYFQLLLTRLSNNEEIDEEAQQEMAREAGVHAERIDDIANFLNQWGNE; encoded by the coding sequence ATGAATAACGACATCCCATTGAAGTATTATGACATCGTCGAAGAATACGCGACGGAAGCCGCAAAGCCTGTCAGTGAGTCAGAGCAGGACCCACTGGCGCATTATTTCCAGCTGCTGCTCACGCGGTTATCAAATAATGAGGAGATTGATGAGGAAGCTCAGCAAGAGATGGCGCGTGAAGCCGGGGTTCATGCTGAACGTATTGATGATATTGCGAACTTCCTTAATCAGTGGGGAAATGAATAG
- a CDS encoding IS1-like element IS1B family transposase (programmed frameshift): MASVSISCPSCSATDGVVRNGKSTAGHQRYLCSHCRKTWQLQFTYTASQPGTHQKIIDMAMNGVGCRATARIMGVGLNTIFRHFKKLRPQSVTSRIQPGSDVIVCAEMDEQWGYVGAKSRQRWLFYAYDRLRKTVVAHVFGERTMATLGRLMSLLSPFDVVIWMTDGWPLYESRLKGKLHVISKRYTQRIERHNLNLRQHLARLGRKSLSFSKSVELHDKVIGHYLNIKHYQ; the protein is encoded by the exons GTGGCTTCTGTTTCTATCAGCTGTCCCTCCTGTTCAGCTACTGACGGGGTGGTGCGTAACGGCAAAAGCACTGCCGGACATCAGCGCTATCTCTGCTCTCACTGCCGTAAAACATGGCAACTGCAGTTCACTTACACCGCTTCTCAACCCGGTACGCACCAGAAAATCATTGATATGGCCATGAATGGCGTTGGATGCCGGGCAACCGCCCGCATTATGGGCGTTGGCCTCAACACGATTTTCCGCCATT TTAAAAAACTCAGGCCGCAGTCGGTAACCTCGCGCATACAGCCGGGCAGTGACGTCATCGTCTGCGCGGAAATGGACGAACAGTGGGGATACGTCGGGGCTAAATCGCGCCAGCGCTGGCTGTTTTACGCGTATGACAGGCTCCGGAAGACGGTTGTTGCGCACGTATTCGGTGAACGCACTATGGCGACGCTGGGGCGTCTTATGAGCCTGCTGTCACCCTTTGACGTGGTGATATGGATGACGGATGGCTGGCCGCTGTATGAATCCCGCCTGAAGGGAAAGCTGCACGTAATCAGCAAGCGATATACGCAGCGAATTGAGCGGCATAACCTGAATCTGAGGCAGCACCTGGCACGGCTGGGACGGAAGTCGCTGTCGTTCTCAAAATCGGTGGAGCTGCATGACAAAGTCATCGGGCATTATCTGAACATAAAACACTATCAATAA
- a CDS encoding DUF1304 domain-containing protein, translated as MLATVLIAVVAFIHLYILVLEMFLWDTRTGHKAFNLSPEFARETRVLAANQGLYNGFLAAGLLWSLWLGEEGVHVAIFFLACVLIAGLFGAVTASRKILYVQALPALAALLALLI; from the coding sequence ATGCTAGCCACTGTTCTTATCGCTGTCGTTGCATTTATCCATCTTTACATCCTTGTGCTGGAAATGTTTCTGTGGGACACCAGAACCGGGCATAAGGCGTTTAATCTCAGCCCGGAATTTGCGCGTGAAACCCGCGTGCTGGCCGCGAATCAGGGGCTATACAACGGTTTTCTTGCGGCGGGTTTGCTCTGGAGCCTCTGGCTCGGTGAAGAGGGCGTTCATGTGGCCATCTTCTTCCTGGCCTGCGTGCTGATTGCCGGTCTCTTTGGCGCAGTGACCGCCAGCCGGAAGATTCTGTATGTTCAGGCTTTACCTGCGCTTGCCGCCCTGCTTGCGCTGCTTATCTGA
- the icd gene encoding NADP-dependent isocitrate dehydrogenase — translation MESKVVVPAEGKKITLQNGKINVPHNPIIPFIEGDGIGVDVTPAMLKVVDAAVEKAYKGERKISWMEIYTGEKSTQVYGQDVWLPAETLDLIRDYRVAIKGPLTTPVGGGIRSLNVALRQELDLYVCLRPVRYYQGTPSPVKHPELTDMVIFRENSEDIYAGIEWKADSADAEKVIKFLREEMGVKKIRFPEHCGIGIKPCSEEGTKRLVRAAIEYAITNDRDSVTLVHKGNIMKFTEGAFKDWGYQLAKEEFGGELIDGGPWQKIKNPNTGKEIIVKDVIADAFLQQILLRPAEYDVIACMNLNGDYISDALAAQVGGIGIAPGANIGDECALFEATHGTAPKYAGQDKVNPGSIILSAEMMLRHMEWFEAADLIVKGMEGAINAKTVTYDFERLMEGAKLLKCSEFGDAIIANM, via the coding sequence TTGAAGGTGACGGTATCGGTGTAGACGTTACCCCGGCAATGCTGAAAGTGGTTGATGCCGCTGTTGAGAAAGCCTACAAAGGCGAGCGTAAAATTTCCTGGATGGAAATTTACACCGGTGAGAAATCGACTCAAGTTTATGGCCAGGACGTCTGGCTGCCAGCAGAAACGCTGGACCTGATCCGCGACTACCGCGTTGCTATCAAAGGCCCATTGACCACCCCAGTCGGCGGCGGTATCCGCTCCCTGAACGTGGCACTGCGTCAGGAGCTGGACCTGTACGTCTGTCTGCGTCCGGTGCGTTACTATCAGGGCACCCCAAGCCCGGTTAAGCACCCTGAACTGACCGATATGGTTATCTTCCGCGAAAACTCAGAAGACATCTACGCGGGCATCGAGTGGAAAGCAGACTCTGCAGACGCAGAAAAAGTGATTAAATTCCTGCGCGAAGAGATGGGCGTGAAGAAAATTCGCTTCCCTGAACATTGCGGTATCGGCATCAAGCCATGCTCCGAAGAAGGGACTAAACGTCTGGTGCGCGCGGCTATCGAATACGCGATCACCAACGACCGTGACTCTGTGACTCTGGTTCACAAAGGCAACATCATGAAGTTCACCGAAGGTGCCTTCAAAGACTGGGGTTACCAGTTGGCGAAAGAAGAGTTCGGCGGTGAGCTGATCGACGGTGGCCCGTGGCAGAAGATCAAGAACCCGAACACCGGCAAAGAGATCATCGTTAAAGATGTGATCGCCGATGCGTTCCTGCAGCAGATCCTGCTGCGTCCTGCTGAATACGACGTGATTGCCTGTATGAACCTGAACGGTGACTACATCTCTGACGCCCTGGCAGCACAGGTTGGCGGTATCGGTATCGCCCCTGGTGCAAACATCGGTGACGAGTGCGCTCTGTTCGAGGCGACCCACGGTACTGCTCCTAAATATGCAGGTCAGGACAAAGTGAACCCAGGCTCTATCATCCTGTCCGCAGAGATGATGCTGCGTCATATGGAATGGTTCGAAGCCGCAGACCTGATCGTTAAAGGTATGGAAGGCGCGATCAACGCGAAAACCGTAACTTACGATTTCGAACGTCTGATGGAAGGCGCTAAACTGCTGAAATGCTCAGAGTTTGGCGACGCGATCATCGCGAACATGTAA